A window of Syngnathus typhle isolate RoL2023-S1 ecotype Sweden linkage group LG9, RoL_Styp_1.0, whole genome shotgun sequence genomic DNA:
ACTGCCTAATATAAACCACATAATATTTTTCAGGTCATAAAAACCCTTTTTTTCGTAAAGGCAGTTTCACACCCTTCCATTAAAACGCCGCCGCTGCCGTTTCTCGTAACTTAACGCTGTAAATCTCTGCCCTCTTTCAGGGAGTCGATTTTTCCGCTTCCGCCAGGCCGCCTTGAGCCTGATGAATACCAACAAGCAATCGCTTCCGCAAGAGGACCCGGACGCCGTGATGGTGGACTCGCCCAAAGACAACCAGGACTTGGTTGCCCTGCAGAGCTTCCCCTCGCCCACCAAGAGCATGTGCAGTCCAATGGAAGCCAACGACACCCACGCCCTCATCAGCTCCAGCCACCACTCTTCTCCAACCAGCGTGGCGGCTGAACCCCTCGACCATTCGTCCCCCAAACTACCGTGGGAGAAGATTTACCAGACGGAGGTACACCACTCCTCAACCTCCTTATCCAATACCTTCCCGAGAGGAAGCATCATGAGCATGAGGCGGGCGTCCTCTGTCCATGAGATCGAAGGCTACAGCTCCAGTTCCAAAAGCATATTTAGGGACCGTCATCCAAACGAAGGTATGTTTGCTAGAACATCGGCCCGTCCCATACTGGACCAATGACAGATAACACGGTTCTTAATCGGCAGGTCCGTTTAACCACGTCAAGTCCAGCCTGCTGGGCTCTACGTCGGATTCCAACATCAACAAGTACAGCACCATCAACAAGATCCCCCTGATCGCGCTCACCTTCTCCGAAGGTATCGACAAGAAGACTCACTCTCCTCCAACGTCGGAGAAGACCATCATAGCGCCAAAGGTCAAAGACAGGACACACAACGTCACGGAGAAAGTCACACAGGTGAGCCATCATTTACAATCCGGTACTTTTGATGGCCAACCCCCCTCGAGAACTAGTTTCGAAAAAGCTCTTCCATGGTAAgtcgaggggaaaaaaaagtcagtgccTGCGGCTTAGCGGGACTTTGTTTGTGAGCTTGGGATGCTGCCAAAGCCCCAGCGGTGGAGCTGTGACAttcacaaagagagagagagagaggggtcGTTCCTGGAAAGCACAGGAAGAATAATGAGTTGGAGAAAAGTTGGTTTGCTTCTCATCTTATTTCAGAGCTTTAGGCGAGGTTAATAGAGAAAAGTCCAATGTAATAAAATTGACTTTGACTTGCACGTTAAACCCAAAGCCTACAGACAGACGACCTTGAATTAAAAAGATATAGAAGTCAAGATGAATGGACAGAAGGGGGGACATACAAATTGGTTCATTCATTGTTCAAATTCATTGAACGATTTTTGATCAAATACGTTGAGAACCGCTGACATGTATtgtacaatttctttttttttttttattactttttttataAAGTGTGTTTCTCATGCATTTTTGATTGACATTGTGTCTTTTAGCACAACCAATGAAAATAACCACGTTATTTTCTaagcaagcaaacaaataaCTCTCACCCTCACTCTCCACTTTTGAAGCATACGAAAGTACAAAGATGTAATACTGCAGGTCTGCCCGATGTAATCTGGGGAAAGCGTTTCGACTCAACACGCATCCCGCATGTATAAATGAGCAAAGCATCATCGTGATTAAACACTTTTCGTCCCCGTTGACCTCGGTTTAGTGTTCGGGGACGGCGACGAGACATGAGCGCCCATCTCGAGTCTCTTGTATAATTCATGGCTTCAACATCGGGGGAATGTGCAGTGACGAAAAAGACTCCGTTGCTGCCCAcagcttcacttttttttttttttatggcacaGGAGAGTCGTCTTTGTCATCCACGGCTTGTTAGGCCAAAACCCCGCGGATGACACAGGACACTGAATAATTTACGATCCAGTCAGAATGGATTCGTGTGAGGAAATGAAAACTAAAGTTTTGGTCTCTCTCGCTCTACTAAAGTTATGAATTGTCGAGCGTGTACATCGCGAGCGCCCGCAGTCGTTGCATTGTTGTCGCTAATTCCGGCGAGAAGGCTTCATCACTCACATTGGCTTTTTCCTCATTGATCTATTTGTCAAGAGTCTCTGAGGGAGGACGATTAGGCAAAGAAGAATTACCCGAGCGTGcaattttacttttaattaACGGCTATTACACCACGCAAATGCATTGTTTCGCTTTTTTTGTGTAAGTCAGCGCTTCTCAAAGCCAAGTCCCCAATCTACAAACCTATCTGTAATAAATTATAATGTCGTATCGTTGAAGAAAGGTGCCGACGGTATAAATCATATGTGAAACAATCAATCTAATAAGTAAAAGCTTTGATGGTTTTGACGTGTAGTTTAATAGATCTGACTTCCTCGCATGAGTAAATTCGAGATATTTTTAGAACGAAAATATATTACGAAATGGATaaaaaatgcatatttttatttgatttgtcaCACTCTGTAAATtacataaaagaaaagaaaagagggaATGTTTCACGCTCTATCTTTATGAAGAGATTACATTATTGACTGAGTCAGTCCTCCATCATCCTGCTTTTTACGCAAACAGAAAGGAATTGTTGAATTAGGGAGTTTGGAAAAAAGTcaatgtttgtgtttgcattattttatcccGTGTTTtttcatgcataatgcgcaaaatttaactaatttattgtcctaaaatctggggtgcgcattatgcatgggtacaacaatttttgaggaaaatctccctcgaaattgAAAttacacctttcttcttgtttgttgtcaatcgcgcctcgcattcagccatcctgcccaacacacttagtaaaattcataattgacgacacatcgtttgatgcgatggtgcaatccttgatggtgtgttattgtcaaatattgtttgttttttaatctccatcgcagaccggctatcatacggaggccgccatgacagtatgcgcagaacggatgcgcaagagacgtcagctatataaagagcgaaagttcagttctctacctattagtttcaattcacagtttaattagcagtttcaatcagcaaataacaaaatgcatattacaggtaatgttttatttcgcaacactttgctttgttcctttcttctctgctgttcacttcaaaccacgctccatacgaacacaacgctctcgtatcagacgcttgctcgatcacctgctcgtttgctgtcacaatgtaccctacacaaatccgaaacatttcttcactatcgagtttgctagcgcatgcgcagtgatactgtccggcagaataacatcctgTTGTTCCCaaggatgatcttttttctgaaataattttacgtttaaggacttaagtaggagtcaaaatttgggtgcgtattacacatgggtacaggcttttttccagcatcgacatgccatttttagggtgcgtattatgcacgggggcgcattatgcgtggaaaaacacggtatttaTGGGGAAGCTACTGACGTAATTTTTGTTCTGCTTATCTAAAAATAGATCCATTCTAAGTCTTTTGATCTCCTCCAGGTCTTGTCACTGGGCGCCGACGTTCTTCCAGAGTACAAACTACAGACGAACCGCATCGACAAGTTCACCATCCTGCATTACAGCCCGTTCAAAGCGGTGTGGGACTGGCTGATCTTGCTGCTGGTCATCTACACGGCCATCCTCACGCCTTACTCCGCCGCCTTCCTCCTCAACGACCAAGAGGAGCAGAGGAGGCGCAAATGCGGCTACTCCTGCAGCCCTCTGAACGTGGTGGATCTGATCGTGGACATCATGTTCATCATCGACATCCTCATCAACTTCAGGACCACGTACGTCAACCAGAACGAGGAGGTGGTCAGCCACGCCGCCAAGATAGCCATCCATTACTTTAAAGGCTGGTTCCTAATAGACATGGTGGCGGCCATCCCCTTTGACCTACTGATCTTCGGTTCAGGATCGGATGAGGTTTGTTATCTcttcactttatttatttattaacctgttttttttctttcttcaaaggGACGAGAGTATTACGGCATGAGTCATGCCTACCCAGTCATCTCTTTATTGAGTCCAGACTTGGGCACCCAGGCCATTACTTAAAGCCTAAGTCTTTCTGTCTCAGCAATGGAAGGATTACTTTAAatttcatgttgttgttttttttttttgaatggtcCTCATTCTCGAATCCATTTACAAGGATTAATGGCTTACCAAATGGCAATCATTGATGCATTTATGTGACGAGGGGGGCCAACAGAGCCGTGTGCACAGCTTACATGCAGATGTTAGTCATTGGTCGGCTGGCTGCCAGGCCCGCCAGCTTGTTTGATGGCTCTGGATCCACTTCA
This region includes:
- the LOC133159407 gene encoding potassium voltage-gated channel subfamily H member 7-like, with the translated sequence MNTNKQSLPQEDPDAVMVDSPKDNQDLVALQSFPSPTKSMCSPMEANDTHALISSSHHSSPTSVAAEPLDHSSPKLPWEKIYQTEVHHSSTSLSNTFPRGSIMSMRRASSVHEIEGYSSSSKSIFRDRHPNEGPFNHVKSSLLGSTSDSNINKYSTINKIPLIALTFSEGIDKKTHSPPTSEKTIIAPKVKDRTHNVTEKVTQVLSLGADVLPEYKLQTNRIDKFTILHYSPFKAVWDWLILLLVIYTAILTPYSAAFLLNDQEEQRRRKCGYSCSPLNVVDLIVDIMFIIDILINFRTTYVNQNEEVVSHAAKIAIHYFKGWFLIDMVAAIPFDLLIFGSGSDETTTLIGLLKTARLLRLVRVARKLDRYSEYGAAVLMLLMCIFALIAHWLACIWYAIGNVEKPYLEHKIGWLDNLGVSIGKKYNYSDPNSGPSIKDKYVTALYFTFSSLTSVGFGNVSPNTNSEKIFSICVMLIGSLMYASIFGNVSAIIQRLYSGTARYHAQMLRVKEFIRFHQIPNPLRQRLEEYFQHSWAYTNGIDMNTVLKGFPECLQADICLHLNNNLLHNCKVFQGATKGCLRALAMHFKTTHAPPGDTLVHSGDVLTALYFLSRGSIEILKDDIVVAILAK